In the Prochlorococcus marinus str. MIT 9312 genome, AATGGCCCTTTAATTAGAAGACAAGTATGGATTAAAAACAATAATAAAAACCTAGCATGGGCAGAAAGTTGGTGGAATACAGAACAAGTGAATGAAAATTTAAAAGCCAAAGAAGAACCAATTTGGAAGAATTTAACACAAGACAGATCAGAATTGTTTAGAGAAGTTGATCGAATTTCACTTGTTAATTCAAATTGGTTAGAAGATGAATTTTGTTTTAAAGGCCCATTCTGGTCAAGGAATTATAGATTTTTTCGAGATAAAAAGCCCCTAACAATTATTAGAGAAGTGTTCAATCCACATTTAGAAAGTTTATTAGGTTATTCAGGAATTAAAGAATTTACGCAACTATACTCTTCTTCTTCTTGATCTGGGAAGATTTCTTGATTTTAATTGACCTTTTTGGTTTGATTCATCTCTTGATTTGGTATTCTCTTTTTC is a window encoding:
- a CDS encoding chorismate lyase codes for the protein MLWEEKASTFLVKNSLPKISGPWKLMLLGDGSPTRHLQLLTNQETKIKLISMQLDPLFIEEGPKELNQLNGPLIRRQVWIKNNNKNLAWAESWWNTEQVNENLKAKEEPIWKNLTQDRSELFREVDRISLVNSNWLEDEFCFKGPFWSRNYRFFRDKKPLTIIREVFNPHLESLLGYSGIKEFTQLYSSSS